A stretch of DNA from Methanomassiliicoccales archaeon:
CGAAAGCTTGATGCTTTCCCATCTTGCGGAAGGTCTGGAGCCCTGGCCAATTTTGGAGGAGAAAACCGGCCTTCCCCAGGAGGCTTTGAAAGCGGAGCTTCTCCAGCTTAAAGCCGAAGGTTTTCCCGTGCGGATCGAAGAGGAAGGGGCTGGCCTTGAGCCGGGCACACCTGCTCCTCAGATTCTCCTTCCCCTATTGCGAGGGCGTTTGGGCCGACCATATCGGTA
This window harbors:
- a CDS encoding bifunctional biotin--[acetyl-CoA-carboxylase] synthetase/biotin operon repressor, with amino-acid sequence MLESLMLSHLAEGLEPWPILEEKTGLPQEALKAELLQLKAEGFPVRIEEEGAGLEPGTPAPQILLPLLRGRLGRPYR